One Methylophilus sp. TWE2 DNA segment encodes these proteins:
- the holB gene encoding DNA polymerase III subunit delta', whose amino-acid sequence MIKKLYPWQDLLFSQWMQAGNSRHHALLFHGKAGIGKLDFARTMAAGLLCLQPQNGMACGECESCHWLSEGAHPDFREITPEDDDSGSESSKKKTRKRQQILIDQIRALHDYLALSTHRVDGIRVVLIHPLEAMNVAASNALLKLLEEPPQRTQFLLVSHQRQALLPTILSRCMQVEMPVPSMEQGLQWLQSQSVAHAEWVWHYSGGAPTTVLQDELDLHGWYQQFRPQLLRGAEMDVVAVVPVLIKLGMEQAIQALQKWLLDVWLSCNQQPLRYHPGDAGPMQPLASGVNLSRLLAFQQQLNRFKMTAQHPLNQELQLEQLLLQYKKMFG is encoded by the coding sequence ATGATTAAAAAGCTTTATCCATGGCAAGATTTACTGTTTTCGCAATGGATGCAAGCAGGGAATAGCCGCCACCATGCCTTGCTGTTTCATGGAAAAGCTGGCATAGGCAAGCTGGATTTTGCACGCACCATGGCTGCCGGGTTGCTGTGCCTGCAACCACAAAATGGGATGGCTTGTGGCGAGTGCGAATCCTGCCATTGGCTATCGGAAGGCGCACATCCAGACTTCAGGGAAATCACCCCTGAAGATGATGACAGTGGCAGCGAAAGCAGTAAAAAGAAAACGCGCAAACGGCAGCAGATTCTGATTGACCAGATCCGCGCCTTGCATGATTACCTCGCCTTGAGCACACATAGAGTGGATGGCATACGCGTGGTGTTGATTCATCCGCTTGAAGCCATGAATGTTGCCGCCTCCAATGCCTTATTGAAATTGCTTGAGGAGCCACCGCAACGGACGCAGTTTTTGCTGGTGTCACATCAGCGGCAAGCCTTGCTGCCAACGATTTTAAGCCGTTGCATGCAGGTGGAAATGCCTGTGCCCAGCATGGAGCAGGGCTTGCAATGGCTGCAGTCACAATCAGTTGCTCATGCGGAGTGGGTGTGGCACTACAGTGGTGGTGCGCCCACGACGGTATTACAGGACGAGCTGGATTTGCATGGCTGGTATCAGCAGTTCCGGCCGCAATTGCTGCGAGGGGCTGAGATGGATGTCGTCGCCGTGGTGCCCGTGTTGATCAAACTTGGCATGGAGCAGGCCATACAGGCATTGCAAAAGTGGTTGCTGGATGTATGGTTATCTTGCAACCAGCAACCACTGCGTTACCATCCTGGTGATGCCGGGCCTATGCAACCCCTGGCATCTGGTGTCAATTTATCGCGATTGCTGGCATTTCAACAACAACTAAATCGTTTTAAAATGACAGCACAGCATCCGCTCAATCAGGAGCTACAGCTGGAACAGCTATTACTGCAGTATAAGAAAATGTTTGGCTAG
- the tmk gene encoding dTMP kinase gives MAGLFITLEGMDGAGKSTHIPTILQLLASGGREVVSTREPGGTPLGEELRELLLHREMHVETESLLMFAARAEHLQQVILPALQRDAIVVSDRFTDASYAYQCGARGLPMHKMQQLEQWVQGELQPDVTLLFDVPVEVSLQRLASARAPDKFEAQGAEFFARLRSQYLKRAAEYPQRFRVIDAHRPLEEVKKTVEEVILSI, from the coding sequence ATGGCGGGTCTATTTATTACGCTTGAAGGCATGGATGGCGCAGGCAAGAGCACGCACATCCCAACCATTCTGCAACTGCTGGCGTCAGGTGGTCGTGAGGTCGTTTCTACACGTGAACCAGGGGGCACACCACTTGGGGAAGAGTTGCGTGAACTCTTGTTGCACAGGGAGATGCATGTGGAAACAGAATCTTTGCTCATGTTCGCCGCCCGTGCCGAACATTTGCAGCAGGTGATATTACCTGCCTTGCAGCGTGATGCGATTGTGGTGTCAGACCGGTTTACCGATGCTTCATATGCCTATCAATGTGGGGCCAGGGGTTTGCCCATGCATAAGATGCAACAATTGGAGCAATGGGTACAAGGTGAGTTGCAGCCTGACGTCACCTTGCTGTTTGATGTACCGGTTGAAGTCAGTTTGCAACGCCTGGCCAGCGCGCGTGCGCCGGATAAGTTTGAAGCCCAGGGGGCGGAATTTTTTGCCCGATTACGGTCTCAATACTTAAAGAGGGCTGCCGAGTATCCGCAAAGGTTCCGCGTCATCGACGCACATAGGCCGCTCGAGGAAGTGAAGAAAACAGTTGAAGAAGTCATTTTATCCATATGA
- the mltG gene encoding endolytic transglycosylase MltG, with translation MWFIKQGMKYGAALLGLGGLALGIWMVIFMIRPLPMASETIGLQIPAGASVRGIADQLVAAGVLTEPYSFLLMVKLTGSGNKLQAGDYALNTPLQVLSLLDILKHGTFDQFKLQLTEGKTFTDFRQKLAQMPGIRHDTVMLSDHELMQLVSGQDQHPEGWFFPDTYFLDAQSSDVDLYKRAYQKMVQHLTAAWEGREAGLPYRSMYEALVMASIVEKETGVEEERPQIAGVFVNRLRKGMRLQTDPTVIYGMGTRYRGNITKKDLLTDTPYNTYTRSGLPPTPIALPGLASIQAALHPAKTNALYFVANGQGRHVFTSSLEAHNQAVRAYQLKKH, from the coding sequence ATGTGGTTCATTAAGCAGGGTATGAAATACGGGGCTGCATTGCTTGGCCTCGGTGGGTTGGCACTTGGCATCTGGATGGTGATTTTTATGATCCGGCCTTTGCCCATGGCGTCAGAAACAATTGGGTTGCAGATTCCAGCCGGGGCCAGTGTGCGCGGGATTGCTGATCAGTTGGTGGCTGCGGGCGTGCTGACTGAGCCATACAGTTTTTTGCTCATGGTCAAGCTGACAGGGAGTGGCAACAAATTACAGGCGGGAGATTACGCCCTGAATACGCCGTTACAAGTGCTATCTTTGCTGGATATTCTCAAGCATGGTACCTTTGATCAGTTCAAGTTGCAATTAACTGAGGGAAAAACCTTTACCGATTTCCGTCAGAAACTGGCACAAATGCCCGGGATCCGTCATGACACGGTAATGCTGTCAGACCATGAGTTGATGCAGTTGGTCAGCGGCCAGGACCAACATCCTGAAGGCTGGTTTTTCCCCGACACTTATTTCCTCGATGCGCAAAGCAGTGATGTCGACCTTTACAAGCGGGCCTACCAGAAAATGGTGCAGCATTTGACTGCCGCCTGGGAGGGGCGTGAGGCTGGGTTGCCTTACCGGTCCATGTATGAGGCGCTGGTGATGGCATCGATTGTGGAAAAAGAAACCGGGGTAGAGGAAGAGCGGCCACAAATTGCAGGCGTGTTTGTCAACCGCCTGCGTAAAGGCATGCGCTTGCAAACCGATCCCACGGTGATTTATGGCATGGGCACGCGGTATCGCGGCAATATCACCAAGAAAGACTTGTTAACGGATACGCCTTATAACACATATACGCGTAGCGGCTTGCCGCCCACACCGATCGCTTTGCCTGGGTTGGCTTCTATTCAGGCTGCATTGCATCCGGCTAAGACGAATGCCTTGTATTTTGTAGCAAATGGGCAAGGACGGCATGTATTTACCAGCTCGCTGGAAGCACATAACCAGGCGGTACGGGCCTATCAATTAAAAAAGCACTAA
- the pabC gene encoding aminodeoxychorismate lyase, which translates to MTSVRYCVNGKLVSGIAPTNRGFAYGDGIFRTMRLLNGELLDWPLHYQTLVADCSKIQIVCPSAELLMQEFKYFMASALEVEQSSGIIKIIITRGDGARGYAPPAICEPTRVFVHSALPEYSAEIYSAGVALYTCQTRLASQPLLAGIKHLNRLENVLARAELKDPRFFDGILRDYDDHVIEAVSGNLFISKDGLVMTPALDHCGVAGVMRQKILDWYKTRGNTVVTTSLLMENLLTADAVVIANSVYGVLQVTQIDEQAIASNDWAKELRAYLNYVVH; encoded by the coding sequence ATGACCTCAGTCCGCTATTGCGTCAATGGTAAATTGGTCTCTGGCATTGCGCCGACCAACCGTGGTTTCGCCTACGGGGATGGTATTTTCCGCACCATGCGCCTGCTCAATGGGGAGTTGCTGGATTGGCCGTTGCATTACCAGACGCTGGTGGCCGATTGCAGCAAAATCCAGATTGTGTGCCCATCAGCGGAATTGCTGATGCAGGAGTTCAAGTACTTTATGGCGTCTGCCTTGGAGGTCGAGCAATCCTCCGGCATCATCAAGATTATCATTACGCGCGGGGATGGCGCCAGGGGATATGCGCCGCCGGCCATTTGTGAACCCACGCGAGTGTTTGTCCATAGTGCGCTGCCAGAGTATTCTGCGGAGATTTACAGTGCGGGAGTCGCCCTATATACCTGCCAGACCCGGCTGGCCTCGCAGCCATTACTGGCTGGCATCAAGCACCTGAATCGTCTTGAAAACGTATTGGCCCGTGCAGAACTCAAGGATCCCCGCTTTTTTGATGGCATATTGCGTGATTATGATGATCATGTGATTGAAGCTGTCAGCGGCAACCTGTTTATCAGCAAAGATGGTTTGGTGATGACACCAGCGCTGGACCATTGCGGCGTGGCCGGTGTCATGCGGCAAAAAATTCTCGACTGGTACAAAACGCGTGGCAACACTGTCGTGACCACCAGCTTATTGATGGAAAACCTGTTGACTGCCGATGCGGTGGTGATCGCAAATAGTGTTTATGGTGTATTGCAGGTGACGCAGATTGATGAGCAGGCGATTGCCAGCAATGACTGGGCCAAGGAATTAAGAGCATATTTGAATTATGTGGTTCATTAA
- a CDS encoding aminoacyl-tRNA deacylase: MTANIHSPVTELLVQHHIQFQVIEIPLSEDKKPIRSLEELLSAQGLDPQSVVRSVVFKGESSGFCLLAVAGGGRADWALLRSHLNERKCRMAEYDEVPEATGYVVGAVPPIALPEGLRVLVDSSVSRYETVVIGSGVLGYALAVRSADLMQLLSSKTQGSFVKE, from the coding sequence ATGACCGCCAATATTCATTCGCCCGTCACTGAGTTGCTCGTGCAACATCACATCCAGTTTCAGGTCATTGAAATCCCACTCAGTGAAGACAAGAAACCTATTCGTAGCCTGGAAGAATTACTTTCTGCCCAGGGTTTAGACCCGCAGTCTGTGGTGCGCAGTGTGGTATTCAAAGGAGAGAGCAGCGGCTTTTGTTTGCTGGCTGTTGCTGGTGGTGGCCGCGCTGATTGGGCTTTGTTACGCAGCCATTTAAACGAACGTAAATGCCGGATGGCCGAGTATGATGAAGTACCGGAAGCAACCGGCTATGTCGTGGGTGCTGTGCCGCCCATCGCTTTACCTGAAGGGTTGCGTGTGTTGGTCGATAGCAGTGTGTCTCGCTATGAGACGGTAGTGATAGGTAGCGGTGTGCTTGGTTATGCCTTGGCTGTGCGCTCAGCCGATTTGATGCAATTGTTGAGCAGCAAAACGCAAGGTAGTTTTGTCAAGGAGTAG
- a CDS encoding nucleotide pyrophosphohydrolase produces the protein MTDSIDALRARVNAFVEERDWAQFHSPKNLAMAMIVEAAEVVEHFQWMTEADSRQLDEETRQKVGQELADTFVYLLRIAEVCGINLIQAANAKIDLNAQKYPVEKCKGSNAKYTEYQSID, from the coding sequence ATGACTGATTCAATTGATGCGTTGCGAGCTCGTGTGAATGCCTTTGTTGAAGAGCGCGACTGGGCACAGTTTCATTCGCCCAAAAACCTGGCGATGGCCATGATCGTCGAAGCCGCCGAAGTGGTTGAACATTTTCAATGGATGACAGAAGCAGATAGCCGCCAACTGGATGAAGAAACCAGGCAAAAAGTGGGACAGGAGCTGGCAGATACCTTTGTCTACCTGCTGCGCATTGCTGAGGTATGTGGCATTAATTTGATTCAGGCTGCCAATGCGAAAATCGACCTCAATGCACAAAAATACCCGGTTGAAAAATGCAAGGGTAGCAATGCAAAATACACCGAATACCAGTCCATTGATTGA
- a CDS encoding class I SAM-dependent RNA methyltransferase: MANFLNQFFATCPRGLEAILVDELKQSGARDIKATDGGASFSGELSVCYHANLHSRVATRILMQVGRGKYTKEDDIYQGALKINWPNWFDVKHSMMVKVTAVRSPLKSLEFITLRVKDAICDKFRQAVGSRPNIDTREPAVRVHVYLTSDSYQLYVDTSGNPLYQRGNRKNSIEAPLRENLAAGILKLTGWQPGQALLDPMCGSGTFLLEAVMMALNIAPGLNRHFGFEKLKNFESDTFRKIRNAAAKAVKPVTFQSIYGSDMDLRAVRVTKQNLEMAGWLDAVQLTHWEFTQVVPPAESGVLVANPPYGVRIGEDETLAALYPQMAATLKQRFSGWNTYFLTNDLQMPKLMRLSPSKKTPLYNGPLECRLFEIKMVAGSNRREKAESPVVDDTQ; this comes from the coding sequence GTGGCTAATTTCCTGAATCAATTTTTCGCAACCTGCCCGCGTGGCCTGGAAGCCATTCTCGTCGATGAGCTCAAGCAGAGCGGGGCGCGTGATATCAAAGCCACCGATGGCGGCGCCAGTTTTAGTGGTGAGTTGTCGGTCTGTTACCACGCCAACCTGCATTCGCGCGTGGCAACACGTATCCTCATGCAAGTGGGGCGAGGCAAATATACCAAAGAAGACGATATCTACCAGGGCGCATTAAAAATCAATTGGCCCAACTGGTTTGATGTGAAGCACAGCATGATGGTCAAGGTCACGGCGGTGCGTAGCCCGCTTAAAAGCCTGGAATTTATTACCCTGCGTGTCAAAGATGCAATTTGCGACAAATTCCGCCAGGCCGTCGGCAGCCGCCCGAATATTGATACCCGCGAACCCGCGGTCCGCGTGCACGTCTACCTGACCAGCGATAGCTACCAGCTCTATGTGGATACTTCTGGCAACCCGCTTTACCAGCGCGGCAACCGTAAAAACAGCATAGAAGCGCCGTTGCGTGAAAACCTGGCTGCGGGTATTCTCAAGCTCACCGGCTGGCAGCCTGGCCAGGCCCTGTTGGATCCAATGTGTGGCAGTGGTACGTTTTTGCTCGAGGCAGTGATGATGGCGCTCAATATTGCGCCAGGGTTAAACCGTCATTTCGGCTTTGAAAAACTCAAAAACTTTGAATCTGATACCTTCCGCAAAATCCGCAATGCCGCAGCTAAAGCCGTCAAACCAGTGACTTTCCAAAGCATTTACGGTTCAGATATGGATTTACGCGCCGTACGCGTCACCAAGCAGAACCTGGAAATGGCTGGCTGGCTGGACGCCGTGCAATTGACGCATTGGGAGTTTACCCAGGTAGTGCCACCTGCCGAGAGTGGTGTGCTGGTTGCCAACCCGCCTTATGGCGTGCGTATTGGTGAAGATGAAACGCTGGCCGCGCTCTATCCGCAAATGGCCGCCACGCTCAAACAACGATTTTCTGGCTGGAACACCTATTTCCTCACCAACGATTTGCAGATGCCCAAGCTGATGCGTTTAAGCCCCAGCAAAAAAACGCCTTTGTATAATGGCCCGCTGGAATGCCGATTGTTCGAGATCAAAATGGTAGCAGGCAGCAACCGCCGTGAGAAGGCAGAGTCACCAGTGGTGGATGATACTCAGTAA
- a CDS encoding polyamine aminopropyltransferase, whose amino-acid sequence MFKFNRKIHKAVSDFEMVEVTETDGVRSMHLGSPTIQSSMKVKDPYALVLAYSWGAMSSLLFKPDASKLVLVGLGGGSIAKYVWKFCPQIRQTVIELNPQVIQVARSHFYVPDDDERLQIIEGDGIAYIQQHPGQCDWLMMDAFGSNGLPPDFCTQSFFDDCAEALTPNGLFTINLWGSDKKFDIYMQRMEQTFGQRVLMMPTGKPGNIIVFGFNPELPIPDLATLRKRVQEAMQTHNINFPDLIDRLQGANPNNGKEFQLGG is encoded by the coding sequence ATGTTTAAATTCAACCGAAAAATTCATAAAGCCGTGTCCGACTTTGAGATGGTAGAAGTCACTGAAACAGACGGCGTACGCTCCATGCACTTGGGCTCCCCCACCATACAAAGTAGCATGAAGGTCAAAGACCCTTATGCCTTGGTGTTGGCGTATTCATGGGGTGCGATGAGCAGCCTGTTGTTCAAGCCAGATGCCAGTAAATTGGTACTGGTTGGTTTGGGCGGTGGCTCCATTGCCAAGTATGTATGGAAATTCTGTCCGCAGATCCGGCAGACCGTGATTGAACTGAATCCGCAGGTCATTCAGGTAGCACGCAGTCATTTTTACGTGCCTGACGATGATGAACGCCTGCAGATTATCGAAGGTGACGGTATTGCTTACATTCAACAGCATCCGGGTCAATGTGACTGGCTCATGATGGATGCGTTTGGTAGCAATGGTTTGCCGCCAGACTTTTGTACACAATCTTTTTTTGATGATTGTGCCGAGGCCTTGACCCCTAACGGCCTGTTTACGATCAACCTGTGGGGCTCGGACAAGAAGTTTGATATCTACATGCAGCGCATGGAGCAGACATTCGGTCAACGTGTGCTGATGATGCCTACAGGCAAGCCTGGCAACATCATTGTGTTCGGCTTCAACCCCGAACTGCCTATCCCGGATCTGGCGACTTTACGCAAACGTGTACAAGAAGCCATGCAAACGCACAATATCAACTTTCCAGACCTCATAGACCGCCTGCAAGGCGCAAACCCCAATAACGGCAAGGAGTTTCAACTCGGTGGCTAA
- a CDS encoding ribonuclease catalytic domain-containing protein, protein MNVFYEEDGGFKVASIMSEADSSMQVEASSGKRSKIKTANVLMRFDGSLSGFLEAAQAEADTLDTDFLWECCGEAEFSFEALAEEYYGGKPSRQQAAAIAIKLHGAPMYFYRKGKGQYKAAPEDTLKAALAGMEKKRKQAELMAQMVTQLKAATLPDSFAGKLDQLLYAPDKNSLEWKALDQAAAELKKLPIQVLHDVGAIPSVHDYHLGAFLREYFAHGTEFPPFSLAESPHDLPLSDVQAFSIDDSTTTEIDDALSVTRLANGNTQVGIHIAAPSLGVAPREALDNEVMKRLSTVYMPGHKITMLPEVAIRPFSLDAGETKPALSLYLEVAPDFSIVHHQSRLERVQIADNLRHDTLEPYFNETTLEQDSGHPLWSSLVFLFRLAESLEKARGKYDPTRPQPVDFNFYVTDGIVSIINRQRGSPMDKLVAELMIAANSQWGLLLAEHGVPGIYRAQNGGKVYMTTKAESHQGLGVAQYAWCTSPLRRAVDLINQRQLISVLTLQDPVYAANGDEIVGHMRNFDQTYNAYNEFQTRMERYWCLQYLIQENITEIDATVWRENLVRLENLPYMTKVHSLPATKPGTKVRLAVQKVDTLLMELESKFLQVVEEAMSAEAMPEENNAPVETASHSDEQAESA, encoded by the coding sequence ATGAATGTTTTTTATGAAGAAGATGGAGGCTTTAAAGTCGCCTCCATTATGTCCGAGGCCGATAGCAGCATGCAGGTCGAAGCGAGCTCGGGCAAGCGCAGCAAAATCAAAACCGCTAATGTACTGATGCGGTTTGACGGTAGCCTGTCAGGTTTTCTGGAAGCCGCACAGGCTGAGGCTGACACATTGGATACAGACTTCTTGTGGGAATGTTGTGGTGAGGCTGAATTCAGTTTTGAAGCGCTGGCTGAAGAGTACTATGGCGGCAAGCCCAGTCGGCAACAGGCAGCCGCTATTGCCATTAAATTACATGGCGCGCCCATGTATTTTTACCGCAAAGGCAAGGGGCAGTATAAAGCGGCGCCGGAAGATACCTTGAAAGCGGCCTTGGCTGGCATGGAAAAAAAACGCAAGCAAGCCGAGCTGATGGCGCAAATGGTGACTCAGCTCAAAGCAGCGACACTACCAGATAGCTTCGCAGGCAAGCTTGACCAGTTGTTGTATGCGCCAGACAAGAATAGCCTGGAGTGGAAAGCCCTCGACCAGGCGGCTGCTGAGCTCAAAAAGTTGCCTATCCAGGTGTTACATGATGTTGGCGCGATTCCTTCTGTGCATGATTACCATCTGGGTGCGTTTCTACGCGAGTATTTTGCGCATGGCACTGAATTCCCGCCATTTTCTTTGGCAGAAAGTCCACACGATTTACCGCTGTCTGACGTGCAGGCATTCAGTATTGATGACAGCACCACCACTGAAATTGATGATGCTTTGTCGGTGACACGGCTAGCTAATGGCAATACGCAGGTAGGTATCCATATTGCGGCGCCGTCGTTGGGGGTTGCACCGCGTGAGGCACTGGACAATGAGGTCATGAAGCGCCTCTCCACCGTGTATATGCCTGGGCACAAGATTACCATGTTGCCAGAAGTGGCAATCCGGCCATTCAGCCTGGATGCGGGTGAGACCAAACCAGCCTTGTCGCTTTACCTGGAAGTCGCGCCTGATTTCAGCATCGTGCATCACCAAAGCCGACTGGAGCGGGTGCAGATTGCAGATAACCTGCGCCACGATACGCTGGAACCTTATTTCAATGAAACCACTTTAGAACAGGATAGCGGACATCCATTGTGGTCATCGCTGGTGTTCCTGTTCCGTCTTGCTGAGAGCCTGGAAAAAGCCCGTGGCAAATATGACCCGACGCGCCCACAACCTGTGGATTTCAATTTTTATGTCACCGATGGGATTGTCAGCATTATCAATCGCCAGCGCGGTTCCCCCATGGATAAACTGGTGGCCGAGCTCATGATTGCCGCCAATAGCCAGTGGGGCCTGTTGCTGGCCGAGCATGGCGTGCCTGGTATTTACCGCGCGCAAAATGGCGGCAAAGTGTATATGACGACCAAGGCTGAAAGCCATCAAGGCTTGGGCGTGGCGCAATATGCCTGGTGTACTTCTCCCTTACGCCGTGCGGTGGATTTAATCAACCAGCGGCAACTGATCAGTGTGCTGACGCTACAAGACCCTGTCTATGCAGCCAACGGCGATGAAATCGTCGGCCATATGCGGAATTTTGATCAAACCTATAATGCCTATAACGAATTCCAGACACGCATGGAACGTTACTGGTGCTTGCAATACCTGATCCAGGAAAATATCACTGAAATCGACGCGACCGTCTGGCGTGAAAACCTGGTGCGTCTTGAAAACCTGCCGTATATGACCAAGGTGCACAGTTTGCCAGCGACCAAACCTGGCACTAAAGTCAGGTTGGCGGTGCAGAAAGTGGATACCTTGCTGATGGAACTGGAGAGCAAATTCTTGCAAGTGGTTGAAGAGGCGATGTCAGCAGAAGCCATGCCAGAAGAAAACAATGCACCCGTTGAAACCGCCAGTCACTCGGATGAACAGGCAGAGAGCGCGTAA
- a CDS encoding YdiU family protein, with product MMKPLNFDNRFVRELPGDPIRHNYTRQVSDCLWSAVQPTPVKDPQLIAYSAEVADMLGLTAADLQDRELIQTLGGNGMLDGMFTYATRYGGHQFGHWAGQLGDGRAIYLGELVHGEKRFELQLKGAGETPYSRSADGRAVLRSSLREFLCSEAMHHLGVPTTRALSLVTTGDQVVRDMFYNGNPQLEPGAIVCRVAPSFTRFGHFELLASREELVLLKRLIGFTLDRDFADWWPSTGLQLDVNNPAPELIEVWFEEVCARTAVMIAHWMRVGFVHGVMNTDNMSILGLTIDYGPYGWIDNFDPGWTPNTTDAQGRRYCFGRQPDIARWNLERLAEALSTILPSQQGLEDGLATYDQTYFRALTTSLADKFGFEHWQEGDGELINQIFEIMTRAEIDQTLFFTYLAQIDLQQPQVSTLQNAFYTQKGWQDFNQDIQTWLMTYCQRLAQSQQSLEQHQHRMAAANPVYVLRNYLAQEAIDLAMSGDSSRLLELLEVLRHPYTLQPGKEKFAEKRPDWARQKAGCSMLSCSS from the coding sequence ATGATGAAGCCGCTTAATTTTGATAACCGTTTTGTCCGAGAACTACCGGGCGACCCTATCCGCCACAACTACACCAGACAAGTCAGTGACTGCTTGTGGTCTGCTGTACAACCGACGCCCGTTAAAGATCCGCAACTGATCGCCTACAGCGCGGAAGTGGCCGATATGCTGGGCCTCACAGCCGCCGACTTGCAAGACCGTGAACTGATACAAACGCTGGGGGGCAATGGCATGCTGGACGGCATGTTTACCTATGCCACCCGCTACGGCGGCCACCAGTTTGGGCATTGGGCTGGTCAACTGGGCGATGGGCGGGCGATTTACCTCGGCGAACTGGTGCACGGCGAAAAACGTTTTGAGTTACAGCTCAAGGGCGCTGGCGAAACCCCCTACTCACGTTCAGCCGATGGCCGCGCGGTATTGCGCTCCAGCCTGCGCGAATTTTTATGCTCGGAAGCCATGCACCATCTGGGCGTACCAACCACGCGAGCCTTGAGCCTGGTCACCACTGGCGACCAAGTCGTCCGCGATATGTTTTATAACGGCAATCCGCAGCTCGAACCAGGCGCGATTGTCTGCCGCGTGGCGCCCTCATTCACGCGCTTTGGGCATTTTGAACTGCTTGCCAGTCGCGAAGAGCTTGTGCTGTTAAAACGCCTGATTGGCTTTACGCTGGACCGCGATTTTGCCGACTGGTGGCCCTCCACCGGCCTGCAGCTGGATGTCAACAATCCTGCCCCCGAACTGATTGAAGTCTGGTTTGAAGAAGTGTGTGCCCGTACGGCAGTCATGATCGCGCACTGGATGCGTGTGGGCTTTGTGCATGGCGTGATGAATACCGACAATATGTCCATCCTCGGCCTGACGATAGACTATGGCCCCTATGGCTGGATAGACAATTTTGACCCTGGCTGGACACCCAACACCACCGATGCGCAAGGCCGCCGTTATTGCTTTGGCCGCCAACCCGATATTGCACGCTGGAATCTTGAACGGCTCGCAGAAGCTTTAAGTACTATCCTGCCCTCGCAACAAGGTCTTGAAGACGGATTAGCCACCTATGACCAGACTTACTTCCGCGCCCTCACCACCAGTCTCGCTGACAAGTTTGGCTTTGAGCACTGGCAGGAGGGGGATGGCGAGCTCATCAACCAGATTTTTGAGATCATGACCCGTGCCGAAATTGACCAGACGCTATTTTTTACCTACCTTGCGCAGATTGACCTGCAACAGCCGCAAGTGAGCACACTGCAAAACGCTTTTTATACGCAAAAAGGCTGGCAGGATTTTAACCAGGATATCCAGACCTGGCTCATGACTTATTGCCAACGCCTGGCGCAATCCCAGCAATCATTAGAGCAACACCAGCACCGCATGGCTGCCGCCAATCCGGTCTATGTGCTGCGCAATTACCTGGCCCAAGAAGCGATTGATTTAGCGATGAGTGGCGACAGTAGCCGCCTGCTGGAATTACTGGAAGTATTACGCCACCCGTATACCCTGCAGCCTGGCAAAGAAAAGTTTGCGGAAAAGCGCCCCGACTGGGCAAGACAAAAGGCGGGTTGCTCCATGCTGTCGTGTAGTTCATAA
- a CDS encoding Fur family transcriptional regulator codes for MVTAEQLMIEAGLRPTQARTAVLTTLINSHTALSQPEILNALQGVKEIDRVTVYRVLDWLQENALIHKISTEDRAWKYQLNSPKRSFKTPSTSSPGMLNNHGHAHLLCQSCGTVLCIHELAAHIPQAIFDTYQVSNIEISLKGLCPDCQKAAAVAHA; via the coding sequence ATGGTTACCGCTGAACAATTGATGATAGAAGCCGGGTTACGCCCTACACAAGCACGAACGGCCGTGCTCACGACGCTGATCAACTCGCATACCGCCTTGAGTCAGCCTGAAATCCTCAACGCCTTGCAAGGCGTGAAAGAAATCGACCGGGTCACGGTGTATCGCGTCCTCGACTGGTTGCAGGAAAATGCCCTCATCCACAAAATATCCACCGAAGACCGCGCCTGGAAATACCAGTTAAACAGCCCCAAACGCAGCTTTAAAACGCCGAGCACCTCCTCTCCGGGCATGCTTAACAACCACGGCCACGCCCACCTGCTCTGCCAGTCCTGCGGCACCGTGTTATGCATACACGAACTCGCTGCACATATTCCACAAGCGATTTTTGATACTTATCAGGTGTCAAATATTGAGATTAGCTTGAAGGGATTGTGTCCGGATTGCCAGAAAGCGGCAGCAGTCGCACACGCTTAA